A genome region from Gemmatimonadales bacterium includes the following:
- a CDS encoding alpha-amylase family glycosyl hydrolase yields MNIVMRTVAIIGAGAMVLSGCNDKARGSDAGSRDIGPAVAADPAVFWNSATVYFLLTDRFQNGDPGNDHALGRAQDGALLRSFQGGDLAGVLRKLEEGYFDSLGVDAIWLTPFVEQIRGSVDEGTGKTYGYHGYWTRDWTAVEPALGTKEDLHALVDAAHRHGIRVLMDAVINHTGPVTPQDPPWPNDWVRTGPNCTYRDYTTTVNCTLVATLPDVRTDRDDPVDLPPALLEKWAREGRRDQEVAGLNAFFLRTGYPRAPRYYIIKWLTDWVREFGFDGYRMDTAKHFGEAVSAELKREAERAFADWKRAHPAQVLDSLPFYMMGEVYGYGLSQGRAYNFGDRTVDFFAHGYDGLINFGFKRDAAGSLDSLFTRYSTALGAGALRGVAILNYVSSHDDGSPYDRDRADPFGAGTRLLLAPGGAQIYYGDELARPLRIEGAEGDANLRSFMNWTGLERGGSTTLILRHWRKLGRFRRAHPAVGAGLHRRLQAEPYIFSRTLETDGLVDRVLVAMDQGEGAKTIPVFGVFRDGTELVDAYSGERGTVANGRISLTTGFGLVLLSERR; encoded by the coding sequence AGGCCCGCGGCTCCGATGCTGGAAGCCGGGACATCGGGCCGGCCGTGGCCGCGGATCCGGCGGTGTTCTGGAACAGCGCCACGGTCTACTTCCTCCTCACCGATCGCTTCCAGAACGGCGATCCCGGCAACGACCACGCCCTGGGCCGAGCGCAGGATGGAGCGCTGCTGCGCAGCTTCCAGGGCGGGGACCTCGCCGGCGTGCTCCGGAAGCTGGAGGAGGGGTACTTCGACAGCCTGGGGGTAGACGCCATCTGGCTGACCCCCTTCGTGGAGCAGATCCGCGGGAGCGTGGACGAGGGGACGGGGAAGACCTACGGATACCACGGCTACTGGACCCGGGACTGGACCGCGGTGGAGCCGGCGCTGGGCACCAAGGAGGACCTGCACGCGCTGGTCGACGCGGCCCACCGGCACGGCATCCGCGTGCTTATGGACGCCGTCATCAACCACACCGGGCCCGTGACCCCCCAGGATCCCCCGTGGCCTAACGATTGGGTCCGCACGGGCCCCAACTGCACCTACCGGGACTACACCACCACCGTGAACTGCACCCTGGTGGCCACCCTCCCGGACGTCCGCACCGACCGGGACGATCCCGTGGATCTCCCCCCGGCGCTGCTCGAGAAGTGGGCGCGGGAGGGCCGCCGGGATCAGGAGGTGGCCGGGCTCAACGCCTTCTTCCTGCGGACCGGTTATCCCCGCGCGCCTCGCTACTACATCATCAAGTGGCTCACCGACTGGGTGCGCGAGTTCGGGTTCGACGGCTACCGGATGGACACCGCCAAGCACTTCGGAGAGGCGGTCAGCGCCGAGCTGAAACGGGAAGCCGAGCGGGCGTTCGCGGACTGGAAACGGGCCCATCCGGCCCAGGTCCTGGACAGCCTCCCCTTCTACATGATGGGCGAGGTGTACGGCTACGGGCTGAGCCAGGGGCGAGCATACAACTTCGGGGACCGGACCGTGGACTTCTTCGCCCACGGCTACGACGGCCTCATCAACTTCGGCTTCAAGCGGGACGCCGCCGGGTCGCTGGACAGTCTCTTCACGCGGTACTCGACGGCACTCGGTGCCGGCGCGCTGCGCGGGGTCGCGATCCTCAACTACGTCAGCTCGCACGATGATGGGTCGCCGTATGACCGGGACCGCGCGGACCCCTTCGGCGCCGGGACCCGCCTCCTCCTGGCGCCGGGCGGCGCCCAGATCTACTACGGGGACGAGCTGGCCCGGCCCCTCAGGATCGAGGGCGCCGAGGGCGACGCCAACCTCCGCTCGTTCATGAACTGGACAGGCTTGGAGCGCGGGGGCTCCACCACCCTTATCCTGCGACACTGGCGGAAGCTGGGCCGGTTCCGCCGGGCCCACCCGGCCGTGGGGGCGGGGTTGCATCGCCGGCTCCAGGCGGAGCCATACATCTTCAGCCGCACCCTCGAGACGGACGGGCTCGTCGATCGCGTGCTGGTGGCGATGGACCAGGGGGAAGGCGCCAAGACCATCCCCGTCTTCGGCGTGTTCCGCGACGGCACCGAGCTGGTGGACGCCTACTCGGGGGAGAGGGGCACGGTGGCGAACGGTA